One part of the Deltaproteobacteria bacterium genome encodes these proteins:
- a CDS encoding ABC transporter substrate-binding protein produces the protein MVTIGAIISVTGSSSSRGEVQKKSALLLQDLINNRGGIYGRKLKVVVYDDESDVNTCLLAAEKMLYWEQVAAVIGPTTSGNTLAVSGIFEKARIPLLSLAGSEKIVNPLKRWVFKIPPSSRQAVMKTLNHARSTGIRKIAMITSFSGTGQEARAAVEQIAPGMGISLVADELLSRGERDVTPRLERIMVAGAQAILCWASDIQASAVAKNMAELEIRIPLYAGPQAASKRFIALSGRAAEGALLPVERVTVFKQIGDGDPRKEPTFDYYREYESRYKTPSPPPGAYVRDAIMIIEKAIREKGSVFPADIRDSLEQMGSFAGLGGVYDYSTGDHGGLDWRNFELVRVEKGRFKIVR, from the coding sequence GTGGTAACGATAGGGGCGATCATTTCCGTTACGGGCTCGTCCTCCTCTCGCGGGGAGGTCCAGAAAAAAAGCGCTCTTCTGCTGCAGGACCTCATAAACAACCGGGGCGGGATCTACGGCAGGAAGCTCAAAGTAGTAGTCTACGACGACGAGTCGGACGTGAACACCTGTCTCCTGGCGGCGGAAAAAATGCTGTACTGGGAACAGGTCGCTGCCGTGATCGGGCCCACCACGTCGGGCAACACCCTCGCCGTCTCGGGCATATTCGAGAAAGCGAGGATCCCCCTCCTTTCCCTTGCAGGATCGGAAAAGATCGTAAACCCTCTGAAGAGATGGGTCTTCAAGATACCCCCTTCCAGCCGTCAGGCCGTCATGAAAACTCTGAATCACGCCAGATCAACCGGCATCAGAAAGATCGCCATGATCACCTCCTTTTCCGGAACCGGCCAGGAGGCGAGGGCTGCGGTGGAGCAAATCGCCCCCGGCATGGGGATCAGCCTTGTGGCCGACGAACTCCTCAGCCGCGGAGAGAGAGACGTCACGCCGCGCCTCGAGAGGATCATGGTAGCCGGGGCCCAGGCAATCCTGTGCTGGGCCTCTGACATCCAGGCGTCGGCCGTGGCGAAAAACATGGCGGAGCTGGAGATCAGGATCCCCCTCTACGCGGGTCCCCAGGCGGCATCCAAAAGGTTCATTGCCCTCTCCGGCAGGGCAGCGGAAGGCGCACTGCTCCCCGTGGAGAGGGTCACCGTTTTCAAACAGATAGGAGACGGCGACCCCCGGAAGGAACCCACGTTTGACTACTACAGGGAGTACGAGTCCCGTTACAAAACCCCTTCCCCGCCACCGGGGGCATACGTCCGCGATGCCATCATGATCATCGAAAAAGCCATACGGGAAAAGGGCTCGGTCTTCCCTGCGGACATCCGGGACAGCCTGGAGCAGATGGGGAGTTTCGCGGGGCTGGGGGGAGTGTACGATTATTCAACGGGAGATCACGGCGGCCTCGACTGGAGAAACTTCGAGCTGGTCCGGGTGGAGAAGGGCCGGTTCAAGATAGTCAGGTGA
- a CDS encoding NAD(P)H-dependent dehydrogenase/reductase: MIEILRNRRSVRKFEKRAIEEGKVEILKEALLRSPSSRSINPWEFIFVDDGETLQKLGQAREHGSGFLAGAALAVVILGDTSRSDTCIEDCSIAAITLQYGAESLDLKSCWCQIRMRRHAGQRSSEDYVRELLGIPEHFLVECIIGIGYPAEAKRGHDRGGLDWERIRHDRFQS; this comes from the coding sequence ATGATCGAGATACTGCGAAACAGAAGGAGCGTGAGGAAGTTTGAGAAACGGGCCATCGAGGAGGGGAAGGTTGAGATCCTGAAGGAGGCGCTGCTGCGCTCCCCCTCATCCAGGTCCATCAACCCCTGGGAGTTCATCTTCGTGGACGACGGGGAGACGCTTCAAAAACTCGGGCAGGCCCGGGAGCACGGGTCGGGCTTTCTGGCCGGGGCGGCTCTCGCGGTGGTCATCCTGGGGGACACGTCGAGGTCGGACACCTGCATCGAGGACTGCTCCATCGCTGCCATCACCCTCCAGTACGGTGCGGAGTCCCTCGATCTTAAGAGCTGCTGGTGCCAGATACGGATGAGGAGGCACGCGGGGCAGCGCTCTTCGGAAGACTACGTGAGGGAGCTCCTGGGGATCCCTGAGCACTTTCTCGTGGAGTGCATCATCGGGATCGGGTACCCGGCGGAGGCCAAGAGGGGCCACGACCGCGGGGGACTGGACTGGGAAAGGATACGGCACGACAGGTTTCAGTCATAG